The Methanolacinia petrolearia DSM 11571 genome has a segment encoding these proteins:
- the metG gene encoding methionine--tRNA ligase — MQLIAKKLGMNKSPVLVTCGLPYTNGPCHIGHLRTYVPADFYVRFLRHCGEEVVFICGSDNHGTPVVISSEAEGISPREICERYHTHFYETFRKMEVIFDRFGMTDDPANHKRTRSIVTDLINNGYIYEKTVSQCYCPHCEMFLPDRYVEGTCPHCGEKARGDECDQGCGKHLEPGEVLDPVCKICGEKAEMREQDHFFFKLGDFNDFLKGFLPELKGTLNARNYAMGWINEGLHDWCITRTLDWGVKFPGRDDLVVYVWVDAPIGYMAFTEEWAEKTGGNWEQFWKGDAPITHFIGQDIIYHHCIFWPALLKGSGYSTPYSIVASGMVKIDDRTFSKSRGYVVWTNDDYLDLGLSPDYLRYYLLSYTSHTKELNFSWREFQARVNNELVDTLGNFIYRTVHFASKKLGGIPDIGADEEILEEIKKRTALAESAAREYEFKSSIEEMMALASFGNTYIQTNAPWKMIKEDREGAEKVIRNCLQIVKALALLFDSVIPEKAQNIWEQLGYVDKISDHNLSEVTDGFSGTKLNKPEILFEKIEDEKIAEYESTMNMRVEQAKQKENRTTTTKEEKKMISIDEFANVEMKTAKILEAEKIEGSDKLLKIQVDLGDEKRQIVSGIAKFYNPEELIGTDVIVVTNLKPAKLFGVESQGMILAAGDEASLLTPKRDVSPGTKVL; from the coding sequence ATACAATTAATAGCTAAAAAATTAGGCATGAATAAATCCCCCGTTCTTGTGACCTGCGGGCTTCCATATACCAACGGCCCGTGCCATATAGGTCACCTCAGAACATACGTTCCTGCCGATTTCTACGTCCGTTTCCTTCGGCATTGCGGAGAGGAAGTGGTCTTTATCTGCGGATCTGACAACCACGGAACTCCCGTCGTAATCAGCTCCGAAGCGGAAGGGATCTCACCCCGTGAAATATGTGAGAGATATCATACTCATTTTTACGAGACTTTCAGGAAGATGGAAGTGATCTTTGACAGGTTCGGGATGACGGACGACCCCGCCAACCATAAGAGAACCAGATCGATTGTCACGGACCTGATAAATAACGGATACATATACGAAAAGACCGTCAGCCAGTGCTATTGTCCGCATTGCGAGATGTTCCTGCCGGACAGGTACGTCGAAGGCACATGCCCGCACTGCGGGGAGAAGGCAAGAGGAGACGAATGCGATCAGGGCTGCGGCAAGCACCTTGAACCCGGCGAAGTTCTGGACCCGGTCTGCAAGATCTGCGGGGAAAAGGCTGAGATGAGGGAACAGGATCACTTCTTCTTCAAACTTGGCGATTTCAATGATTTCCTGAAGGGTTTCCTCCCGGAACTGAAAGGGACGCTCAACGCGAGAAATTACGCGATGGGCTGGATAAACGAAGGTCTGCACGACTGGTGTATTACACGGACACTCGACTGGGGAGTCAAATTCCCGGGAAGAGACGATCTTGTCGTATATGTCTGGGTCGATGCACCGATCGGCTATATGGCGTTCACCGAGGAATGGGCGGAAAAGACCGGCGGGAACTGGGAACAGTTCTGGAAGGGAGACGCACCCATAACCCATTTCATAGGACAGGACATCATTTATCATCACTGCATATTCTGGCCGGCGCTCCTGAAAGGTTCTGGGTATTCGACCCCTTATTCAATAGTCGCCAGCGGAATGGTGAAGATAGATGACAGAACCTTTTCGAAGAGCAGGGGCTATGTCGTCTGGACCAACGACGATTATCTCGATCTCGGCCTGTCGCCGGACTATCTCAGGTATTACCTGCTGTCCTATACGAGCCACACGAAAGAGCTGAATTTTTCATGGAGAGAATTCCAGGCGAGGGTAAACAACGAGCTTGTAGATACTCTCGGGAATTTCATATACAGGACGGTCCACTTCGCATCAAAGAAGCTTGGCGGAATTCCGGATATCGGTGCCGACGAGGAGATCCTTGAAGAGATAAAGAAGAGAACCGCACTTGCAGAGTCTGCCGCAAGGGAGTACGAATTCAAATCCTCTATCGAGGAGATGATGGCTCTTGCATCGTTCGGAAATACATACATCCAGACCAATGCACCGTGGAAGATGATCAAAGAGGACAGAGAAGGAGCGGAAAAAGTAATCCGCAACTGCCTCCAGATAGTAAAGGCACTTGCTCTCCTCTTCGATTCGGTAATTCCTGAAAAGGCACAGAATATCTGGGAGCAGCTTGGTTACGTGGACAAGATTTCCGATCACAACCTATCCGAAGTAACGGACGGATTCAGCGGTACGAAGCTGAACAAACCGGAGATACTTTTTGAGAAGATCGAAGACGAAAAGATTGCCGAATACGAGTCGACCATGAATATGAGGGTCGAACAGGCAAAACAGAAAGAAAACAGAACAACGACAACAAAGGAAGAGAAGAAGATGATATCTATTGACGAATTTGCAAATGTAGAGATGAAGACGGCAAAGATTCTCGAAGCTGAAAAGATCGAAGGATCGGATAAACTCCTGAAGATCCAGGTCGACCTCGGCGATGAAAAGAGACAGATCGTATCTGGTATTGCCAAATTTTACAACCCGGAGGAGCTCATAGGTACCGATGTCATCGTCGTTACAAACCTGAAGCCCGCAAAATTGTTCGGTGTCGAGTCGCAGGGCATGATCCTTGCGGCAGGCGACGAGGCATCGCTTTTAACACCGAAACGCGATGTCTCTCCAGGGACGAAAGTTCTCTAA
- a CDS encoding DUF473 domain-containing protein: protein MKIAAITGISPNVIAELKKGKPRTLELQSAHNIITLTDVLPGDHVFMTHIDLDDVCSGDPGIIVEVLSITINMKRMVEYINPYYYEEKERMSARIQVKYVDNTIAKGVDGRYWAKPTVVDILPSAVFHAG from the coding sequence ATGAAGATTGCAGCAATTACCGGTATTTCCCCGAATGTAATAGCGGAATTAAAGAAGGGAAAACCGAGGACTCTTGAACTCCAGAGCGCCCATAACATTATCACTCTCACTGATGTTCTCCCCGGCGATCATGTGTTCATGACGCATATCGATCTCGATGATGTGTGCTCGGGCGATCCCGGGATTATCGTCGAGGTTCTCTCTATAACGATAAACATGAAGAGAATGGTCGAATATATCAATCCCTATTATTACGAGGAAAAGGAGAGAATGTCGGCCAGAATTCAGGTAAAATATGTTGACAACACTATTGCGAAGGGTGTTGACGGAAGGTACTGGGCCAAACCGACTGTCGTTGACATTCTCCCGTCGGCAGTCTTCCATGCCGGCTAA
- a CDS encoding proteasome assembly chaperone family protein, translated as MEDIRIKAEPSKGKHDIALIGFPGSGLVGSISMQYLVDNAGFEYVGSITSKYFPPIVMMMDGLVNAPLRIYEKDSMFAFVSDIPIHPTISYELSNTIIQWLKDYDVGEINVIAGIVTNTLEKRVFGVATEQGLLEKIKDHTEILSMGSISGVPGSILSDCKALEIPCIGFLGETVNTPDPRSAVSVLEVLNKVYEELNVDVKPLMEQAEEIEATMQKMAEQVQKTEEQQQVPKKEHLPMYG; from the coding sequence ATGGAAGATATAAGAATTAAAGCTGAGCCTTCAAAAGGCAAGCACGATATAGCACTTATCGGTTTCCCCGGAAGCGGTCTTGTTGGCAGCATCTCTATGCAGTATCTTGTTGATAATGCAGGTTTTGAATATGTCGGGAGCATCACAAGCAAGTACTTCCCGCCGATAGTAATGATGATGGACGGACTTGTAAACGCCCCGTTGAGAATTTATGAAAAGGATTCGATGTTTGCATTTGTTTCGGATATACCGATTCATCCGACAATCAGCTATGAACTGTCGAATACGATTATCCAGTGGCTGAAGGACTACGATGTCGGGGAGATCAATGTCATTGCCGGAATTGTGACCAATACCCTGGAAAAGAGAGTGTTCGGTGTCGCGACCGAACAGGGTCTGCTCGAAAAAATAAAGGACCACACTGAGATCCTTTCGATGGGAAGTATCTCCGGCGTTCCCGGAAGCATACTCTCGGATTGCAAGGCCCTTGAGATCCCCTGTATTGGATTCCTCGGGGAAACTGTAAACACCCCGGACCCACGTTCGGCAGTTTCAGTCCTTGAGGTGCTTAACAAGGTATATGAGGAGTTGAATGTCGATGTCAAACCGCTGATGGAGCAGGCCGAAGAGATCGAGGCAACCATGCAGAAGATGGCGGAACAGGTGCAGAAAACGGAAGAGCAGCAGCAGGTACCTAAGAAAGAGCACCTGCCAATGTACGGTTGA
- a CDS encoding DUF5611 family protein: MQEYSIKRGFKDGLEERMKDGLEKYFDAVGTEKDGHYEIEFGSFSCLEAWINEKGSLLCVDTHSRSDLYDSFSEDEADKIVLDTNRRFRDYLEYVTGYNTKERKKKATEAVKNK, encoded by the coding sequence ATGCAGGAATACTCCATTAAAAGAGGTTTCAAAGACGGCCTCGAAGAAAGGATGAAAGACGGTCTTGAGAAATATTTCGACGCTGTCGGTACTGAAAAAGACGGACACTATGAGATAGAATTCGGATCGTTCAGCTGCCTTGAAGCATGGATCAACGAAAAAGGAAGCCTCCTGTGTGTCGACACACATTCAAGATCGGACCTATACGATTCATTCTCCGAAGACGAGGCCGACAAGATCGTTCTCGATACGAACAGGAGATTCAGGGACTACCTGGAGTACGTCACCGGCTACAACACGAAAGAACGAAAGAAGAAAGCAACTGAAGCTGTTAAAAACAAATAA
- the leuS gene encoding leucine--tRNA ligase translates to MREYEKEYRDAWSHIFEADPGEADKFYVNVAYPYPSGAMHVGHGRTYIVPDVIARYYRMRGKHVLFPMAFHVTGTPVIGISRRIANGDEKTIKLYRDLYRVPEDVLEKFVDPDEIVRYFSSEYERIMRNCGLSIDWRRRFTTVYPQYSKFIEWQYLHLMEGNHVVRGAHPVKYCPQCDNPVGDHDLLEGEKAEIVKFVLIMFKWNDFLIPCATLRPETTYGVTNLWINPDVIYRKVLVDGQKWILSPEAAKKIGLQDHVVEDLGEIKGSELVDQTVSNPFCGEVPVLPATFVDPNMATGIVMSVPAHAPFDYIALRDLQSAGKYTSIKPVPLIVVEGYGECPARDAVERSGIKDQNDPGMETLTQEVYSAEFSGGRMLPQYGGKPVKVAREEFSQIMLEQHGSHVMYEFDVRNVMCRCGGTVYVRILKDQWFLQYSDPVWKEAVHEQLKEINIVPAEVRAEFDRTIDWLNDWACTRRVGLGTKLPWDKNWLVEPLSDSTIYMAFYTIAHKLIKLEAAKLTPEVFDYIFLGKGSSEGLPLDKETVEDLRSEFLYWYPYDFRFSAKDLISNHLTFQLFHHKALFPKELQPRGMVVFGMGLLEGAKMSSSKGNVILLEDAVEEVGADTVRMFLVGSAEPWQDFDWRRELVSSTRKQIERFINNVEDSLEADGEYPIDTWLISRMQEHIKNATAAMNSFQTRQALQEAYFAIESDLKWYRKRLPGDVRQSAAVNKISDSWIRLLAPFIPFSAQKLWEEIGGEGQVAFSSWPEPDESLIDPSLELAEELLSRTVEDIDSIMKLIQIEPSGLTLFISPDWKFSIFEKISMADNKGKVISEIMKDEDMRKRGKSATDAAKQITNLIHRLPPEVVERISSVSIDEEEVFESAREFIEKEFGLPLNIVPAEESTHQKAQQALPFKPAIVIE, encoded by the coding sequence ATGCGTGAATATGAAAAAGAATACAGGGACGCCTGGTCGCATATTTTTGAAGCTGACCCGGGCGAAGCAGATAAATTCTATGTAAATGTTGCCTATCCGTATCCAAGCGGTGCGATGCATGTAGGGCACGGCAGGACGTATATAGTTCCTGACGTGATCGCACGCTATTACAGGATGCGTGGTAAGCATGTTCTCTTCCCGATGGCATTCCATGTAACCGGAACGCCTGTAATCGGTATTTCGAGGAGAATCGCAAACGGGGATGAGAAGACAATCAAACTGTACCGCGATCTGTACAGGGTTCCCGAAGATGTCCTGGAAAAATTCGTTGATCCCGACGAGATTGTCCGCTATTTCAGCAGCGAATATGAACGGATTATGCGCAACTGTGGTCTTTCAATCGACTGGAGAAGGCGCTTTACTACAGTATACCCCCAGTACAGCAAATTCATCGAATGGCAGTACCTTCACCTGATGGAGGGCAACCATGTCGTCCGTGGGGCACATCCGGTAAAGTACTGCCCTCAGTGCGACAACCCTGTCGGAGACCACGACCTGCTTGAGGGAGAGAAGGCGGAGATAGTCAAATTCGTACTGATAATGTTTAAGTGGAACGATTTCCTGATCCCGTGCGCTACTCTCAGGCCCGAGACGACATACGGAGTTACAAATCTCTGGATAAACCCTGATGTCATCTACAGGAAGGTCCTGGTGGACGGCCAGAAGTGGATTCTCTCTCCCGAGGCGGCGAAAAAGATCGGTCTCCAGGATCATGTCGTAGAAGATCTTGGCGAAATTAAGGGTTCGGAACTGGTCGACCAGACTGTGTCGAATCCGTTCTGCGGAGAAGTACCTGTACTGCCTGCGACCTTTGTCGATCCCAATATGGCGACCGGAATCGTAATGAGTGTCCCGGCACATGCTCCCTTCGACTATATCGCCCTGAGGGATCTTCAGTCCGCAGGGAAATATACTTCCATAAAACCCGTTCCGCTCATTGTTGTCGAGGGTTACGGGGAGTGCCCCGCAAGGGATGCAGTTGAGAGATCGGGTATAAAAGACCAGAACGATCCCGGTATGGAGACTCTTACGCAGGAGGTCTACAGTGCGGAATTTTCCGGCGGGCGTATGTTGCCCCAGTACGGCGGAAAACCGGTGAAGGTTGCCCGTGAAGAGTTCTCCCAGATTATGCTGGAACAGCACGGCTCTCATGTAATGTACGAGTTTGACGTGCGCAACGTCATGTGCCGCTGCGGCGGAACGGTCTATGTGAGGATCTTAAAGGACCAGTGGTTCCTGCAGTACAGCGATCCCGTATGGAAAGAGGCTGTTCACGAACAGCTTAAGGAGATAAATATTGTACCCGCCGAAGTCCGTGCCGAATTCGACAGGACGATAGACTGGCTGAACGACTGGGCGTGCACCCGCCGCGTAGGTCTCGGAACCAAACTGCCGTGGGACAAGAACTGGCTCGTCGAACCGCTCTCGGATTCGACAATCTATATGGCCTTCTATACGATTGCGCACAAGCTGATAAAACTCGAAGCAGCAAAGCTGACCCCCGAGGTATTCGATTATATATTCCTCGGGAAAGGCTCGTCTGAAGGTCTGCCTCTCGACAAGGAGACGGTCGAGGATCTCAGGTCCGAATTCCTATACTGGTATCCATATGATTTCAGGTTCTCGGCAAAGGACCTGATCTCTAACCATCTTACGTTCCAGCTGTTCCATCACAAGGCGCTGTTCCCGAAGGAACTGCAGCCCCGGGGAATGGTTGTCTTCGGAATGGGACTCCTTGAAGGAGCGAAGATGTCCTCTTCAAAAGGAAATGTGATCCTGCTTGAGGATGCCGTGGAGGAAGTCGGTGCTGATACCGTTCGTATGTTCCTTGTCGGAAGTGCGGAACCCTGGCAGGACTTCGACTGGAGACGGGAGCTTGTTTCATCGACAAGAAAACAGATTGAACGCTTCATCAATAATGTGGAAGACAGCCTTGAGGCTGACGGGGAATACCCGATAGATACATGGCTCATATCCAGGATGCAGGAGCATATAAAGAACGCAACTGCGGCAATGAACTCTTTCCAGACCCGCCAGGCGCTTCAGGAGGCATATTTTGCCATAGAGTCGGATCTCAAGTGGTACAGGAAGAGGCTCCCGGGCGATGTCCGCCAGTCTGCCGCCGTGAACAAGATCAGCGATTCATGGATCAGGCTGCTTGCACCTTTCATACCTTTCTCGGCACAGAAACTCTGGGAAGAGATCGGCGGAGAGGGGCAGGTCGCGTTTTCATCCTGGCCTGAACCTGATGAGTCACTGATCGATCCGTCCCTTGAGCTTGCGGAGGAGCTCCTGTCGAGAACGGTCGAGGATATCGATTCGATCATGAAGCTGATCCAGATAGAGCCTTCGGGCCTCACGCTTTTCATCTCCCCCGACTGGAAGTTCAGTATATTTGAAAAGATTTCCATGGCCGACAACAAAGGCAAGGTGATCTCTGAGATCATGAAGGACGAAGATATGAGAAAACGTGGAAAGAGTGCGACAGATGCCGCAAAACAGATTACAAACCTGATCCACCGTCTGCCTCCCGAGGTTGTCGAGAGAATATCTTCTGTTTCGATAGACGAGGAGGAGGTCTTCGAAAGTGCGAGAGAGTTCATCGAAAAGGAGTTTGGTCTTCCTCTAAATATTGTTCCTGCAGAGGAGAGCACTCACCAGAAGGCACAGCAGGCGCTTCCGTTCAAGCCGGCGATCGTAATCGAATGA
- a CDS encoding PINc/VapC family ATPase has protein sequence MKLVPDTSVVIDGRITSMIQDSGEYKGATIIVPEAVIAELEAQANQGREIGFSGLTELQELSKLAEEGIIEIKYVGERPSLDQVKLASGGEIDALIRKVALEHEDALFITSDIVQSEVARAKGINVLYLKPQIGEFSPLTIDNYFDENTLAVFLKERTKPVAKKGTLRDSKIIYLREEPLSEYELKHMSQEILERAKRDPDGFIELEKRGITIVQIGSMRISISRRPFSDGMEITAVRPIVERSLNDYKMADVIGKKLSGGKRGIIITGAPGTGKTTLAQSAAVFLSEKGSVVKTMEAPRDIQVPDKITQYTALEGSMENTAEVMLLIRPDFVIFDELRKNVDFRVFADMRLAGVGMVGVVHATNAGDALQRFLGRVEFGVINQVIDTIVLVKDGEIAAVYDLLFDFKVPEFIPDEDDELSIRPVISVVNYSTGKVESEIFRYDGETILISEKATELSEPGKQPEAEKEAAGGDISMRLVEREIQREIGRFTAGKIIVSMQNENKAVVYIDDKDVPAAIGKGGKNVASIVNKLSIGIDIRPMSEYSSEVQPKKEADYDKPVLMPAAGDAGKKGGLDIRIDRKNLIVSSPENRGKIVDVFGGKEYLFTATVNDDGEIHMSKNNSIAQEMIRRYNDGEEIRLRPV, from the coding sequence ATGAAACTTGTACCAGATACCAGCGTCGTTATAGACGGACGCATCACCTCGATGATTCAGGATTCGGGTGAATATAAAGGGGCCACAATAATTGTTCCGGAGGCCGTAATAGCAGAATTGGAGGCGCAGGCAAACCAGGGTCGAGAAATCGGTTTCAGCGGTCTTACCGAGCTTCAGGAACTTTCAAAACTGGCAGAAGAAGGGATTATAGAGATTAAATATGTGGGCGAGAGACCCAGTCTTGACCAGGTAAAACTGGCAAGCGGGGGAGAGATCGATGCTTTAATCCGAAAGGTCGCTCTTGAGCACGAAGACGCCCTGTTTATAACATCGGATATAGTTCAGTCCGAGGTTGCAAGAGCGAAGGGGATTAATGTATTATACCTAAAACCCCAGATCGGGGAATTCTCACCTCTGACAATCGATAACTATTTCGATGAGAATACCCTGGCGGTCTTTTTAAAAGAGAGAACAAAGCCTGTGGCAAAGAAGGGGACGCTTCGCGACAGCAAAATCATCTATCTCAGGGAAGAGCCTCTCTCCGAATATGAACTGAAACACATGTCCCAGGAGATACTTGAGAGGGCAAAGAGAGATCCCGACGGATTCATCGAACTCGAGAAGAGAGGTATAACTATCGTTCAGATAGGCTCGATGCGTATATCCATCTCCAGGAGGCCGTTCTCAGATGGTATGGAGATTACAGCGGTAAGACCCATCGTCGAAAGATCGCTTAACGACTACAAGATGGCCGATGTTATCGGGAAGAAGCTTTCCGGAGGGAAGAGGGGAATTATTATCACCGGAGCTCCGGGTACTGGAAAGACTACTCTTGCACAGAGTGCAGCGGTATTCCTGTCTGAAAAGGGTTCTGTTGTCAAGACTATGGAGGCACCGAGAGATATCCAGGTTCCTGACAAAATTACGCAGTACACCGCACTCGAAGGAAGCATGGAGAATACCGCAGAGGTCATGCTCCTGATAAGGCCGGATTTCGTCATATTCGATGAACTCAGGAAAAATGTCGATTTCAGGGTGTTTGCAGATATGCGGCTTGCAGGTGTAGGCATGGTGGGCGTCGTGCACGCAACAAATGCCGGGGATGCCCTGCAGAGATTCCTTGGAAGGGTCGAATTCGGTGTAATCAACCAGGTGATCGATACGATTGTTCTCGTAAAAGACGGTGAGATCGCAGCAGTTTATGACCTTCTCTTCGATTTCAAAGTGCCCGAATTCATACCTGATGAGGATGACGAACTGTCGATAAGGCCTGTAATATCGGTCGTCAATTACTCCACCGGAAAGGTCGAGTCCGAGATCTTCAGGTATGACGGTGAGACCATATTGATCTCTGAAAAGGCAACCGAGTTGTCCGAACCGGGAAAACAGCCGGAAGCGGAGAAGGAAGCGGCAGGCGGAGATATCTCCATGAGGCTTGTGGAGAGAGAGATCCAGAGAGAGATCGGCCGTTTCACTGCAGGAAAGATCATAGTCTCCATGCAGAATGAGAATAAGGCGGTCGTTTATATCGACGACAAGGATGTTCCTGCAGCAATCGGAAAGGGCGGGAAAAACGTCGCCTCTATTGTTAATAAATTGAGTATCGGTATCGATATACGGCCGATGAGTGAATATTCGTCGGAAGTTCAGCCGAAGAAGGAGGCCGATTATGACAAACCCGTTCTTATGCCTGCAGCAGGGGACGCCGGTAAAAAGGGCGGCCTCGATATCCGCATCGACAGGAAGAATCTTATCGTCAGTTCTCCTGAGAACAGGGGAAAGATCGTGGATGTTTTCGGAGGGAAGGAGTACCTCTTCACCGCCACGGTAAATGACGACGGCGAGATCCATATGTCCAAAAACAACAGTATCGCACAGGAAATGATACGCAGGTATAATGACGGAGAAGAGATCAGGCTGAGGCCTGTATAA
- the hisI gene encoding phosphoribosyl-AMP cyclohydrolase, with amino-acid sequence MKINFDDNGLVPVIAQDADSMEVLMLAYANQDAVNKTVATGYAHYYSRSRGKIWKKGEESGNVQEIVRILVDCDEDTLVYQVRQKGKGACHTGYEKCFYRTIDGEVVAKKMFDPGLIYKKNDKKLKSP; translated from the coding sequence CTGAAAATAAATTTTGACGATAACGGCCTTGTTCCTGTAATTGCACAGGATGCGGATTCAATGGAAGTCCTGATGCTTGCATATGCAAATCAGGATGCAGTTAATAAGACAGTTGCCACGGGTTATGCACATTATTATTCCCGGAGCCGGGGAAAGATCTGGAAGAAAGGCGAAGAGAGCGGCAATGTCCAGGAGATTGTGAGGATACTTGTCGACTGCGATGAGGATACCCTCGTCTACCAGGTCAGGCAGAAGGGAAAGGGCGCATGCCATACAGGCTATGAAAAGTGTTTTTACAGGACAATAGACGGTGAAGTGGTGGCAAAAAAGATGTTTGATCCTGGTTTGATTTATAAAAAGAATGACAAAAAATTAAAATCTCCGTAA
- a CDS encoding A24 family peptidase C-terminal domain-containing protein, whose protein sequence is MTELLIISSLAIAITLFYASYLDIKQRRVPFVTWIPAIAVAGALVIIFYYLNYGQYAGIDILQFSILPFIIAFMLLFLDWAYTVYIKKVDSSELDKKILAETYISWFLLSIPSSVLVFSYFTGYINFFSIFALISFIFCIFLELISVMHLWGGADSTAMIIISSTIPFFPVVPLWGYPEVTFFFPMSVMLNAVLLNLSVPVGLFIYNVLKKNRAPLKYMFIGYPVPGKDITDHFGYIIEEFEENGDRIERKFLKFSSSIGRMVSGKRRMYTQDFRNNPSEYKKELELYKKAGSVWISFGVPFIIPILAGFLFTFFIGDIFSLLLQIAGVV, encoded by the coding sequence ATGACTGAACTTCTTATTATTTCTTCACTGGCAATTGCGATTACATTATTTTATGCCTCATATCTGGACATTAAACAGAGAAGGGTTCCGTTTGTGACGTGGATTCCTGCAATTGCAGTTGCAGGTGCTCTGGTGATTATTTTTTACTATCTCAACTACGGTCAGTATGCCGGGATCGATATTTTGCAGTTCTCGATCCTTCCCTTTATAATTGCATTTATGCTACTCTTTTTAGACTGGGCATATACTGTTTATATCAAAAAGGTCGACAGTTCCGAGCTCGACAAAAAGATCCTGGCGGAGACATATATCTCATGGTTTTTATTATCAATACCCTCCTCCGTTCTGGTATTCAGCTATTTTACCGGCTATATCAACTTTTTTTCAATATTTGCATTAATCTCGTTTATCTTCTGCATCTTCCTCGAGCTGATCTCGGTTATGCATCTCTGGGGCGGAGCCGATTCTACGGCGATGATAATAATATCCTCCACGATCCCTTTTTTCCCGGTTGTACCCTTATGGGGTTATCCGGAGGTGACATTCTTCTTCCCGATGAGCGTAATGCTCAATGCGGTATTGTTGAACCTTTCAGTACCTGTGGGATTGTTCATCTATAATGTCCTTAAAAAGAACAGGGCTCCGCTGAAGTATATGTTCATCGGTTACCCTGTTCCGGGGAAGGACATCACTGATCATTTCGGGTATATCATCGAGGAGTTTGAAGAAAACGGCGATCGGATCGAGAGGAAGTTCCTGAAGTTCAGTTCATCAATCGGCAGAATGGTCTCGGGAAAAAGGAGGATGTATACCCAGGATTTCCGGAACAATCCTTCCGAATACAAAAAAGAGCTGGAACTCTACAAAAAGGCCGGTTCTGTGTGGATCAGTTTCGGGGTTCCGTTTATCATTCCCATACTGGCAGGATTCCTGTTCACGTTTTTTATAGGTGATATATTCAGTTTATTATTGCAGATCGCCGGAGTTGTATAA